A genomic stretch from Selenomonas sp. AB3002 includes:
- a CDS encoding transketolase C-terminal domain-containing protein, with amino-acid sequence MSARIINMPTIKTLYEELILQAARDRGKLITVEEHNISGGQGEAVCSLLAEHQPVPVKRLGIPDEFDHSGSADELLQQFGLNAEHIAAAAKEMLGK; translated from the coding sequence ATCTCCGCCCGCATCATCAACATGCCCACCATCAAGACTCTGTATGAGGAACTTATCCTGCAGGCCGCCAGGGACCGCGGCAAGCTCATCACCGTAGAGGAACACAACATCAGCGGCGGCCAGGGCGAAGCTGTGTGCTCCCTGCTGGCAGAGCATCAGCCTGTGCCGGTGAAGCGCCTGGGCATCCCTGACGAATTCGACCACTCCGGCTCCGCAGACGAACTTCTGCAGCAATTCGGACTCAACGCAGAGCATATCGCAGCAGCAGCTAAAGAGATGCTGGGAAAATAA
- a CDS encoding HRDC domain-containing protein, which produces MDEMLEVKGIGERKLERYGEEFLKCILEG; this is translated from the coding sequence ATGGACGAGATGTTGGAAGTCAAGGGCATCGGCGAGAGGAAACTGGAAAGGTACGGAGAAGAATTCCTCAAGTGCATACTGGAAGGATAA
- a CDS encoding gluconokinase, translated as MVSFQYRQEAVWIGIDVGTTGVRAIAYDITGKKAAGAEAFYPLLTPHPDWAEENPEQIFAAVKEVVGKAAADLRYKSRQLAGLSLSTVMHSFAGLDEHYRPLMDMQTWADSRSAGIVREMKEDEGLCRRFYEKTGCPIHASYPLAKILWLKKNHPDMFSQMKYVGSLKDYLFYGLTGKWLIDKSAASTSGLYNEKQGVWDEEILSYAGLKKEQLPEVVSTTHLEKLQESAASEMGLPAGLSVVIGATDGVLVNVGIGAVEPGQLSATIGTSGALRMLTREPLTDGKMRTWCYNLTDDMWVAGGAINNGGMILRWVKDKVCHYTPHHLENLDVDGYDLMTMKAAHVAAGSDGLVMLPCFTGERAPYWNSELRGMFFGLSLNHSRSHMIRACLEGISYSMNAVMLALRDFGEIRDIRVSGSFTKSALWLQILASVLNEELILPDNSEGAAFGAAVLGFIASGELSGIGATRELVKPKRIITPDPEEAKVYKELYQIFDSLYWKLQPELSAIAAFQKAHA; from the coding sequence ATGGTGAGCTTTCAATATCGCCAGGAAGCAGTTTGGATTGGCATTGATGTAGGCACCACTGGTGTCCGTGCCATTGCCTATGACATCACGGGCAAAAAGGCGGCTGGTGCAGAGGCTTTTTATCCTCTGCTGACACCCCATCCGGACTGGGCGGAAGAGAATCCAGAGCAGATCTTCGCTGCAGTCAAGGAGGTGGTGGGCAAGGCCGCTGCTGACCTCAGATACAAGAGCCGCCAGCTGGCAGGACTTTCCCTGAGCACTGTCATGCACAGCTTTGCGGGGCTGGACGAGCATTATCGCCCCTTGATGGATATGCAGACCTGGGCAGACAGCCGCAGTGCAGGCATCGTGCGGGAGATGAAGGAGGACGAGGGACTTTGTCGCCGCTTCTACGAGAAGACAGGCTGCCCCATCCACGCTTCCTATCCCCTGGCCAAGATTCTCTGGCTGAAGAAGAATCACCCGGATATGTTCAGCCAGATGAAATACGTGGGCTCCTTGAAGGACTACCTCTTCTACGGACTCACGGGCAAGTGGCTCATAGACAAGTCGGCGGCCAGCACCAGCGGCCTTTACAATGAAAAGCAAGGCGTTTGGGATGAGGAAATCCTCTCCTATGCGGGCTTGAAAAAGGAGCAGCTGCCGGAGGTGGTATCCACTACCCACCTGGAGAAACTGCAGGAGAGCGCTGCCTCGGAAATGGGGCTGCCTGCAGGCCTGTCAGTGGTCATCGGCGCCACAGACGGAGTGCTGGTGAATGTGGGCATCGGGGCGGTGGAGCCAGGGCAGCTCAGCGCCACCATCGGTACCAGCGGTGCCCTTAGGATGCTCACCCGGGAGCCCCTCACCGACGGGAAGATGCGTACCTGGTGCTACAACCTGACAGACGATATGTGGGTAGCGGGAGGCGCTATCAACAACGGGGGCATGATCCTGCGCTGGGTGAAGGACAAGGTCTGCCACTACACGCCTCATCATCTGGAAAACCTTGATGTGGATGGGTACGACCTTATGACCATGAAGGCCGCCCATGTGGCGGCGGGCTCTGACGGCCTGGTCATGCTGCCCTGCTTCACTGGGGAGCGGGCACCTTATTGGAATTCGGAGCTGCGGGGCATGTTCTTCGGCCTCTCACTCAATCATAGCCGTTCACACATGATAAGGGCCTGCCTGGAGGGCATTTCCTACAGCATGAACGCAGTGATGCTGGCCCTGCGGGATTTTGGGGAAATCAGGGACATCCGGGTCAGCGGCAGCTTCACTAAGTCGGCGCTCTGGCTGCAGATCCTTGCCAGCGTGCTGAATGAGGAACTGATTCTGCCGGACAACAGCGAGGGGGCGGCCTTCGGGGCGGCGGTGCTGGGCTTCATTGCCAGCGGCGAGCTCTCCGGCATCGGGGCCACCAGGGAACTGGTGAAGCCAAAGCGCATCATAACTCCTGACCCTGAAGAGGCCAAGGTTTATAAGGAACTTTACCAGATATTTGATAGCCTGTACTGGAAACTGCAGCCGGAGCTTTCCGCTATTGCCGCATTCCAGAAGGCTCATGCATAG
- the gnd gene encoding decarboxylating NADP(+)-dependent phosphogluconate dehydrogenase, with the protein MMEKKMDIGMVGMAVMGSNLALNMADHGFEVACYNYTPDLTEKVLKEHPHERMHGFFDLQEFVDSLQKPRRIMFMIMAGTPVDSMLEKLVPLLEPGDMILDGGNSFFEDTRRRHDLLQEKGLHYFGVGISGGEKGARRGPCIMPGGDKAAYEYVRPIYEAIAARAGEEPCCAYMGTDGAGHYVKMVHNGIEYADMQLIAEAYLLLKYAGGYSNREIGEIFHQWNQGELKSFLIGITADIFMEADEAGGELLDKILDSAGQKGTGRWTSIEALRQGVNTSLITAACNARVMSNLLEEREELAPLVQAERKAEPAEGFVEMVRKSLYLGKIAAYAQGFALYSSASEHFGWQLDLGRIAAIFRSGCIIQAEFLDRITEAYGEQPGLKNLLQDKFFAGKVRENLASLRQAAAQAMLAGIPIPALACAVEYLDALGGRHLGANLIQAQRDCFGAHTYRRTDREGSFHHEWQKHF; encoded by the coding sequence ATGATGGAGAAGAAAATGGATATCGGCATGGTGGGCATGGCCGTCATGGGCAGCAACCTGGCCCTGAATATGGCTGATCACGGCTTTGAGGTGGCTTGCTACAACTACACGCCAGACCTGACGGAAAAGGTGCTGAAGGAGCATCCCCATGAGCGCATGCACGGCTTCTTCGACTTGCAGGAATTTGTGGACTCCCTGCAAAAGCCCCGCCGCATCATGTTCATGATCATGGCCGGGACCCCGGTGGATTCCATGCTTGAGAAGCTGGTGCCTTTGCTGGAGCCTGGGGACATGATCCTGGACGGAGGCAACTCTTTCTTTGAGGATACCCGCCGCCGCCATGACCTGCTGCAGGAGAAAGGCCTCCATTACTTCGGTGTAGGCATTTCCGGCGGGGAGAAGGGGGCCCGCCGTGGGCCATGCATCATGCCCGGCGGGGACAAGGCTGCCTATGAATATGTGCGCCCCATCTATGAGGCCATCGCTGCCAGGGCAGGGGAAGAGCCCTGTTGCGCCTACATGGGCACTGACGGTGCGGGGCACTATGTGAAGATGGTGCACAACGGCATCGAGTATGCAGATATGCAGCTGATTGCTGAGGCCTACCTTTTGCTGAAATATGCCGGAGGCTATAGTAACCGCGAGATTGGCGAGATTTTCCACCAATGGAACCAAGGGGAGCTCAAGAGCTTTCTCATCGGCATCACGGCAGATATCTTCATGGAGGCTGACGAGGCAGGCGGGGAGCTCCTGGACAAGATTTTGGACAGCGCCGGCCAGAAGGGCACGGGGCGCTGGACCAGCATAGAGGCCCTGCGGCAGGGGGTGAACACCTCACTTATCACCGCTGCCTGCAATGCCCGGGTCATGTCCAACTTGCTGGAGGAAAGGGAGGAACTGGCTCCTCTGGTGCAGGCAGAGAGAAAGGCAGAGCCTGCCGAAGGATTCGTGGAAATGGTGCGCAAGAGCCTCTACCTGGGCAAGATTGCGGCCTACGCCCAGGGCTTTGCCCTCTACAGCTCCGCTTCGGAACACTTCGGCTGGCAGCTGGATTTGGGGCGGATTGCCGCCATCTTCCGCTCCGGCTGCATCATCCAGGCAGAGTTTTTGGACAGGATCACGGAGGCCTATGGGGAACAGCCGGGGCTGAAGAATCTCCTGCAGGACAAGTTCTTTGCGGGGAAGGTCAGGGAAAATCTCGCCTCCCTGCGGCAGGCAGCTGCCCAGGCCATGCTGGCTGGCATTCCCATTCCGGCCCTGGCCTGTGCGGTTGAGTACCTGGACGCACTGGGGGGCAGGCATCTGGGAGCCAACCTCATCCAGGCACAGCGGGACTGCTTCGGCGCCCACACCTACAGGCGCACTGACCGGGAGGGCAGCTTCCACCACGAATGGCAGAAGCATTTTTGA
- a CDS encoding gluconate:H+ symporter — translation MPLIILAVGILFLFFLIVKVRLNSFLSLLLVAGLVGYAEGLPEGQIIPVIEKGLGGTLGGLAIVVSFGAMLGKLMAESGGAQRIATTLIDVFGRKWVKWAVALTGFIVGIALFYEIGFVLLIPLVFTIATAAKIPLLEVGIPMAAALSVTHGFLPPHPGPTAISIIYNADIGLTLVYGAIIAIPTAIVAGPLFANTTKDIQPESPQGMHSSKVFEDEEMPGFGISVFTAMVPVVLMAASAIAKLTLSADSGLYQWLTFLGTPDMALTIAVAAAIYTFGIRQGKTIPEIMKICEGAVLTIAMILLIVGGGGALKQILIDSGVGRYIGEIAAQSNLSPLLLAWTVAAVIRIACGSATVAALTAGGIAAPIVAVTGVNPELMVLATGAGSLILSPPNDPGFWLFKEFFGLSVKQTVRTWCVLETIISVMGLLGVLALDAII, via the coding sequence ATGCCGCTTATAATTTTGGCAGTTGGTATACTCTTTCTCTTTTTCCTGATTGTGAAAGTAAGGCTCAATAGTTTCCTCTCCCTGCTCCTGGTGGCAGGACTGGTGGGCTACGCCGAGGGGCTGCCCGAGGGGCAGATCATCCCCGTGATTGAAAAGGGCCTGGGGGGAACCCTGGGCGGCCTGGCCATCGTGGTGTCTTTCGGCGCCATGCTGGGCAAGCTCATGGCAGAAAGCGGCGGTGCCCAGCGCATCGCCACCACCCTCATCGACGTATTCGGGCGCAAGTGGGTGAAATGGGCTGTAGCCCTCACTGGCTTCATCGTGGGCATCGCCCTCTTCTACGAAATCGGCTTCGTGCTCTTGATTCCCCTGGTCTTCACCATCGCCACGGCGGCGAAGATTCCCCTGCTGGAGGTGGGAATTCCCATGGCGGCGGCTCTCTCCGTCACCCATGGCTTCCTGCCGCCCCATCCGGGACCCACGGCCATTTCCATCATCTACAATGCAGATATTGGCCTGACTCTGGTGTACGGCGCCATCATCGCCATTCCCACTGCCATTGTGGCAGGACCCCTCTTTGCCAATACCACTAAGGACATCCAGCCGGAATCTCCCCAGGGCATGCATAGCAGCAAGGTCTTCGAGGATGAAGAAATGCCCGGCTTCGGCATCTCCGTCTTCACCGCCATGGTTCCCGTGGTGCTCATGGCCGCTTCTGCCATTGCCAAGCTGACTCTTTCTGCTGATTCCGGCCTCTATCAGTGGCTCACCTTCCTGGGTACTCCGGACATGGCCCTGACCATTGCAGTGGCAGCGGCCATCTACACCTTCGGCATCAGGCAGGGCAAGACCATTCCCGAGATCATGAAGATCTGTGAGGGAGCTGTGCTCACCATCGCCATGATCCTGCTCATCGTGGGCGGCGGCGGTGCCCTGAAGCAGATCCTCATCGACAGCGGCGTGGGCAGGTACATCGGTGAGATTGCTGCCCAGTCCAACCTTTCTCCCCTGCTCCTGGCCTGGACGGTGGCAGCGGTCATCCGCATTGCCTGCGGCAGTGCCACGGTGGCAGCTCTCACGGCAGGCGGCATTGCCGCTCCCATCGTGGCGGTGACGGGGGTGAATCCCGAGCTCATGGTGCTGGCCACCGGTGCTGGCAGCCTGATTCTCAGCCCTCCCAATGACCCGGGCTTCTGGCTCTTCAAGGAATTCTTCGGGCTTTCCGTCAAGCAGACCGTGCGCACCTGGTGCGTGCTGGAGACCATCATCTCCGTCATGGGCCTCCTTGGCGTGCTGGCGCTGGATGCCATCATTTGA
- a CDS encoding MurR/RpiR family transcriptional regulator: MKEQVLPILRSAYDDLTKSEKRIADYISEHRDEIMGQTVAEIAQHTGSAEITISRFCKKLGFGGLQSLKIALASELSSPAETPYGDIGKEDGEAAVAGKIFRNITDGLQDTLKILDFTLIARAVELLQGARRVAIYGFGNSATVCKDMETRFLRFGMAVQAFSDAHMQVTSAALLDEHDVVMAVSHSGATKDILESVQIAKARGAKVIAITSYAQSELARRADIALIGMGREVNYRSEAAASRLVHMAIGDILYTCLAMKMPEQYQANLQKMREVIAARRL; the protein is encoded by the coding sequence ATGAAAGAACAGGTTTTGCCTATTTTACGCAGCGCCTATGATGATCTCACCAAGTCGGAGAAGCGGATTGCCGACTATATTTCGGAGCACAGGGATGAGATCATGGGGCAGACGGTGGCGGAAATCGCCCAGCATACTGGCAGCGCTGAAATCACCATTTCCCGCTTTTGCAAGAAGCTGGGCTTTGGCGGCCTCCAGAGCCTCAAGATTGCCCTGGCCTCGGAACTGTCCAGTCCTGCGGAAACTCCCTACGGGGACATTGGCAAAGAAGACGGTGAGGCAGCGGTGGCGGGAAAGATTTTCCGCAATATAACAGACGGCCTGCAGGACACCCTGAAAATCCTGGACTTCACCCTGATTGCCAGGGCTGTGGAGCTGCTGCAGGGAGCCCGACGGGTGGCTATCTACGGTTTTGGCAACTCGGCTACGGTGTGCAAGGATATGGAGACCCGCTTCCTGCGCTTCGGCATGGCGGTGCAGGCCTTCAGTGACGCCCATATGCAGGTTACCTCGGCAGCCCTGCTGGACGAGCATGATGTGGTCATGGCCGTTTCCCATAGCGGTGCAACCAAGGATATCCTGGAGTCAGTGCAGATTGCAAAGGCCAGAGGGGCCAAAGTAATCGCCATTACCAGCTATGCGCAGTCGGAACTGGCCCGCCGGGCAGACATCGCCCTAATCGGCATGGGCCGTGAGGTGAACTACCGCTCGGAAGCCGCCGCCTCCCGCCTGGTGCACATGGCCATCGGCGATATCCTCTATACCTGCCTGGCCATGAAGATGCCAGAGCAGTACCAGGCCAACCTGCAGAAGATGAGGGAAGTCATCGCCGCCAGGAGGCTGTGA
- the recQ gene encoding DNA helicase RecQ gives MDNPYIAEAQSLLRKYYGYPDFRPAQRPVVESLLSGADTLAIMPTGAGKSICFQVPALVFPGVTLVISPLISLMKDQVDALQEQGVPATFINSQLTARESSQRLQAIAAGQYKLVYVAPERLDTDYFQYIIEQQEISMVAVDEAHCLSQWGHDFRPSYRQIAPFIASLPRRPLVSAFTATATPEVKEDIVNLLHLRSPQVHVTGFDRPNLYFEVRRGEDKKKFIEKYLKAHSDEAGVIYAATRKEVDKLYEHLAKKKFAVGRYHAGLSDKERTEAQEDFLYDNVQVIVATNAFGMGIDKSNVRFVIHYNMPKNIEAYYQEAGRAGRDGEPGSCILLYSPQDVMTQKYLIDISTENEERKAHNLGCLQKMVDYCHTPECLRHFIISYFGDRSGEVTCDNCGNCKAGLEKIDVTLDAQKVFSCVYRMKERFGLNLVAQVLKGSQDKKVHELRFDQLSTFGLMKERKLADIKLLIQRFVATDYLAITESKFPVLTLKPAAYPVLKGQEKVFQAVPKPEPEKTPADSGLFDKLRRLRKEIATREHVPPYVVFSDATLKDMCAVQPKTLDEMLEVKGIGEMKLERYGKEFLQCLLEG, from the coding sequence ATGGACAATCCATATATAGCCGAAGCCCAGTCCCTGCTGCGCAAGTACTATGGCTACCCGGACTTCCGGCCAGCCCAGCGGCCGGTGGTGGAGAGCCTGCTGTCGGGAGCAGATACCCTGGCCATCATGCCCACGGGAGCTGGCAAGTCCATCTGCTTTCAGGTGCCGGCTCTGGTTTTCCCCGGGGTGACTTTGGTCATCTCCCCCCTGATTTCCCTGATGAAGGATCAGGTGGACGCCCTCCAGGAGCAAGGGGTGCCTGCTACTTTCATCAACAGCCAGCTCACCGCCAGGGAATCCTCCCAGCGGCTGCAGGCCATTGCGGCGGGGCAGTACAAGCTGGTGTATGTTGCCCCGGAACGGCTGGATACTGATTACTTCCAATATATCATCGAGCAGCAGGAAATCTCCATGGTGGCGGTGGACGAGGCCCACTGCCTTTCCCAGTGGGGCCACGACTTCCGTCCCAGTTACCGGCAGATTGCCCCCTTCATCGCCAGCCTCCCCCGCCGTCCCCTGGTAAGCGCCTTTACCGCCACGGCTACGCCGGAGGTCAAGGAAGACATCGTAAACCTCCTGCACCTGCGCTCACCCCAGGTGCACGTAACAGGCTTTGACCGCCCCAACCTGTACTTCGAGGTGCGCCGGGGGGAAGACAAGAAGAAATTCATCGAAAAATACCTCAAGGCCCACAGTGATGAGGCAGGTGTCATCTACGCCGCCACCCGCAAGGAAGTGGACAAGCTCTATGAGCATCTGGCCAAGAAGAAATTCGCCGTGGGACGCTACCACGCGGGCCTTTCCGACAAGGAGCGCACAGAGGCCCAGGAGGATTTCCTCTATGACAACGTACAGGTCATCGTGGCTACCAATGCCTTTGGCATGGGCATCGACAAGTCCAATGTGCGCTTTGTCATCCACTACAATATGCCCAAGAACATCGAGGCCTACTATCAGGAGGCAGGCCGCGCCGGCCGGGACGGAGAGCCGGGCAGCTGCATCCTGCTCTATTCCCCCCAGGATGTCATGACCCAGAAATACCTCATCGACATCTCCACGGAAAACGAGGAGCGCAAAGCCCACAACCTGGGGTGCCTGCAAAAAATGGTGGACTACTGCCACACCCCCGAATGCCTGCGCCATTTCATCATCAGCTACTTCGGAGACAGAAGCGGCGAGGTGACCTGCGACAACTGCGGGAATTGCAAGGCAGGGCTGGAGAAAATCGATGTGACCCTAGATGCCCAGAAAGTCTTCTCCTGCGTCTACCGCATGAAGGAGCGCTTCGGCCTCAATCTGGTGGCCCAGGTACTGAAAGGTTCCCAGGACAAGAAAGTTCACGAGCTGCGCTTTGACCAGCTCTCCACCTTCGGCCTGATGAAAGAACGGAAGCTGGCAGATATCAAGCTGCTCATCCAAAGATTCGTAGCCACCGACTATCTGGCCATCACCGAGAGCAAATTCCCTGTGCTGACCCTGAAGCCCGCCGCCTATCCCGTGCTCAAGGGACAGGAAAAAGTCTTTCAGGCCGTGCCCAAGCCAGAGCCTGAAAAAACTCCCGCCGACTCCGGCCTCTTCGACAAGCTGCGCCGCCTGCGCAAAGAAATCGCCACCCGGGAGCACGTTCCTCCCTACGTGGTCTTTTCCGATGCCACCCTCAAAGATATGTGCGCAGTGCAGCCCAAGACACTTGACGAAATGCTGGAGGTCAAGGGCATCGGCGAGATGAAGCTGGAAAGGTACGGGAAAGAATTCCTCCAGTGCCTCCTGGAAGGATGA
- a CDS encoding carbonic anhydrase, whose protein sequence is MSKLQDMLDANAEFCAHPPADYTLEDLKKSKLPQKQVALITCMDTRLVNFLEPALGIGRGEAKVIKTAGNGITGVFDGTIRSLLVCIYELGVKEIFVIGHHECGMANTTSEGLIKTMLERGISKEAIHMIKKELTEWADEFHHPEQNVIDTVELIRLNPLIPADVAIHGLIFHPRTGKVDVVMNGYGTTA, encoded by the coding sequence GTGTCCAAACTTCAGGATATGCTTGATGCCAATGCCGAATTCTGTGCCCATCCCCCGGCAGACTACACGCTGGAGGATTTGAAGAAGAGCAAGCTGCCCCAGAAGCAGGTGGCACTCATCACCTGTATGGACACCAGGCTGGTTAATTTTTTGGAACCAGCCCTGGGCATCGGCCGGGGCGAAGCCAAGGTCATCAAGACCGCAGGCAACGGCATCACCGGCGTCTTTGACGGCACCATCAGGAGCCTGCTGGTCTGCATCTACGAACTGGGAGTGAAGGAAATCTTCGTCATCGGCCATCACGAATGCGGCATGGCCAACACCACCTCCGAGGGGCTTATCAAAACCATGCTGGAGAGGGGCATATCCAAAGAAGCCATCCACATGATAAAAAAGGAGCTTACAGAATGGGCCGACGAGTTCCACCACCCGGAACAGAACGTCATCGACACAGTGGAGCTCATCCGCCTCAATCCCCTGATACCTGCAGACGTGGCAATCCACGGGCTAATCTTCCACCCCCGCACCGGCAAGGTTGATGTTGTAATGAACGGTTACGGCACTACAGCCTGA
- a CDS encoding uracil-DNA glycosylase family protein encodes MTLGDKIRACHNCEIRRHQLPVIDEAAEGDKVIICVDYTAPLLPPEERNAPPEFDRCFPAGPMLEPALKDLARFGYSFYGAYLLKCPPLSSGRPRKPSRYELENCFQHLLAEIETFKPVGVLMLGQGVYMNVLPLLGLSHRKSYGYYFNIYEHNGFKYIAAPHPGTLDKLRDNIPLYMEGIASAVRRCSEE; translated from the coding sequence GTGACCTTAGGGGATAAGATAAGAGCATGCCATAACTGTGAAATAAGAAGACACCAGCTTCCGGTGATAGATGAGGCCGCCGAAGGGGATAAAGTCATCATCTGCGTGGACTACACCGCACCGCTACTGCCGCCGGAGGAGCGCAATGCCCCGCCGGAATTTGACCGCTGCTTTCCCGCCGGCCCCATGCTGGAGCCAGCCCTGAAAGACCTGGCCCGCTTTGGCTATAGCTTTTACGGCGCCTACCTTCTGAAGTGCCCGCCCCTCTCCAGCGGCAGGCCCCGAAAACCCAGCCGCTATGAGCTTGAAAACTGCTTCCAGCACCTGCTGGCAGAAATAGAAACCTTCAAACCTGTAGGAGTACTGATGCTGGGACAGGGGGTCTACATGAATGTGCTGCCGCTGCTGGGGCTCTCCCACCGCAAGTCCTACGGCTACTACTTCAACATCTACGAGCACAACGGCTTCAAGTACATAGCCGCTCCCCATCCGGGAACCCTGGACAAGCTGAGGGACAACATCCCCCTCTACATGGAAGGTATCGCCAGCGCCGTAAGACGGTGCAGCGAAGAATAA
- a CDS encoding AAA family ATPase, with amino-acid sequence MTAEEAKILLTGQGLRPGLLREAESFREKYPWQGTRKVAVPRYPYFGKEILEQALAALLAGANLLLVGPKAAGKNILAESLALLLGRPAWNVSFHIDVDASYLIGMDTFKGGEVQFRPGPVHECASLGGVCILDEINMARNEAMAVLHSLLDHRRLLEVPGYEQLQLHPAARFIATMNYGYAGTRELNEALLSRFVVLHLPVPGEEELMALFSYEFPDLRQEAGQMLAALFMDIRKKYEEKEISGRALDLRGLLESVRLIRLGLTVKEALAMGLVNKCFDVQEKTLVEDLLALRVSEDWGAKEFFSF; translated from the coding sequence GTGACAGCAGAGGAAGCAAAGATCTTACTGACGGGGCAGGGGCTGAGGCCGGGACTTTTGCGTGAGGCGGAATCTTTTAGGGAGAAATATCCCTGGCAGGGTACGCGGAAGGTGGCTGTGCCCCGCTACCCTTATTTTGGCAAAGAGATTTTGGAGCAGGCTCTGGCAGCGCTATTGGCTGGGGCGAACCTGCTGCTGGTGGGGCCAAAGGCGGCAGGGAAGAATATATTGGCAGAGAGTCTGGCCCTGCTTCTGGGGCGGCCTGCCTGGAATGTTTCCTTTCACATTGATGTGGACGCTTCCTACCTTATTGGCATGGATACCTTCAAGGGAGGAGAGGTGCAGTTCCGCCCCGGGCCGGTGCATGAGTGTGCTTCTTTAGGAGGCGTGTGCATCCTGGATGAAATCAATATGGCCCGCAATGAGGCCATGGCGGTGCTTCACTCTCTGCTGGACCATCGGCGGCTGCTGGAAGTGCCAGGGTATGAGCAGCTGCAGTTGCACCCGGCAGCCAGGTTCATTGCCACTATGAACTACGGGTATGCGGGGACGCGGGAACTCAATGAGGCGCTTTTGTCCCGCTTTGTGGTGCTGCATTTGCCGGTGCCGGGGGAGGAAGAACTCATGGCGCTATTCTCCTATGAGTTCCCTGACCTGCGTCAGGAGGCAGGGCAGATGCTGGCGGCGCTTTTCATGGATATCCGCAAGAAGTATGAGGAAAAGGAAATCTCAGGCCGGGCGCTGGATTTGCGAGGGCTGCTGGAATCTGTGCGGCTTATCCGCTTGGGACTGACCGTTAAGGAAGCGCTGGCCATGGGACTGGTGAATAAGTGCTTCGATGTCCAGGAGAAGACATTGGTGGAGGATCTTCTGGCCTTGCGGGTGTCGGAGGATTGGGGGGCAAAGGAGTTTTTTTCATTCTAA
- a CDS encoding 2-dehydropantoate 2-reductase, which yields MRYLIIGAGGTGGALAGFLARAGQEVALIARGSHLAAIQKEGLTVDLPEESFTVKVPAYDMPGYLQAGAETPDIVFVCLKGYSMSEAAPFLQQAAGSHTLIIPILNIYGTGGRLQEELPEKIVTDGCIYIFSQKGEPGHIKMGGNLFRVVYGLRRGTSESVSQLAEPVLDKLTAELTEAGAKAAHSHQIEADCFRKFTLISPMASLGAAYGTRGADLHEGGAYREKFIALVKELMAIAKAQDIKLPEDMLEINLKLVDDMVDEATSSMQRDVEAGRPSEVEGLAYEVVRMAARAGVKVPVYEEIEKVLRDKGL from the coding sequence ATGAGATATTTGATCATCGGCGCAGGCGGTACTGGCGGTGCTCTGGCAGGATTTTTGGCGCGGGCAGGGCAGGAGGTCGCTCTGATTGCCCGGGGCAGCCATTTGGCAGCTATACAGAAGGAGGGCCTCACTGTAGATTTGCCTGAGGAGAGCTTCACGGTGAAAGTCCCCGCCTATGATATGCCTGGCTACCTGCAGGCAGGCGCTGAGACCCCGGATATTGTCTTTGTCTGCCTCAAGGGCTATTCCATGTCAGAGGCTGCGCCCTTCCTGCAGCAGGCGGCAGGAAGCCATACCCTCATCATCCCCATCCTGAATATCTACGGCACCGGCGGCAGGCTGCAGGAGGAGCTGCCGGAGAAAATCGTCACTGACGGCTGCATCTACATCTTCAGCCAGAAGGGGGAGCCGGGCCATATCAAGATGGGGGGCAATCTCTTCCGGGTGGTCTACGGCCTGCGCCGGGGCACATCTGAGTCGGTTTCACAGCTGGCAGAACCTGTTCTGGACAAGCTCACTGCAGAGCTGACGGAGGCGGGGGCTAAGGCTGCCCACTCCCACCAGATAGAGGCTGACTGCTTCCGCAAATTCACCCTCATTTCCCCTATGGCTTCTTTGGGAGCCGCCTACGGCACAAGAGGCGCCGACCTGCATGAGGGCGGCGCCTATCGGGAGAAATTCATCGCCTTGGTGAAAGAGCTCATGGCCATTGCCAAGGCTCAGGATATCAAACTGCCTGAGGATATGCTGGAAATAAACCTGAAGCTGGTGGATGATATGGTTGACGAAGCCACTTCCTCCATGCAGAGGGACGTAGAAGCAGGCAGGCCATCGGAAGTGGAGGGGCTTGCCTATGAGGTGGTCAGAATGGCCGCCAGAGCCGGTGTGAAAGTGCCGGTTTATGAAGAGATTGAGAAAGTGCTCCGGGACAAGGGGCTTTGA